From a region of the Oscarella lobularis chromosome 7, ooOscLobu1.1, whole genome shotgun sequence genome:
- the LOC136188897 gene encoding uncharacterized protein, producing MMLATAVTAAAAVALLVNLSSSITSQPRSESPSKSSPAPFITTPSLTAKATTAGELNRTSATDSFTSAESDWPRLGDESDQKGRCELFNDTEVSICKPFRSNRTIYVDARPGYGQRKIADFMSDFTEGLPLVVSSQNSHSQCKMLIEEGVCTYLMPDCQTDNSGKAIMPRLCKESCQVVFFQQHLCHKVFVAASGSSAFLAQLRKFDAVHTDVTDFQCDGLPSAQARDNESCYTLHLDIPTPTPPAPVEPTISNVSCEIGRFVHDANCTFPFTYQEIKYTECTTVGLQYRNFRPWCAATGVAKEQLWANCHSGRRARSDKPIQINGTCAVYNGGDLCGSSGGRAGSLVFVDSRYNQSYLSAVLHQTLENVTGRLQLNGSCFKQLVILYCRMLYPDCLTVTIDSQNYTYPAPLSSEACSLSVSEYVSSCKSSLYQEAIVLSQWYFSERSINPIQMVYELLNCSELPSSQCLKIPITQTLDLTTSGLTTNAMTTDRATTVNASVIVLTVLCTVAILVILIIVSKRHIKSRQEPVMVEPASLEMQNPSFEGLWDSAAIANIRSLAVCPSRLVIEKEIGEGNFGKVYKCQLDGTTVAAKSAKADVQDFISEALRMKSLSHPNVMSLIGICWSSNPEHEYHSKPLVLLPYMVLKDLKTYLMKERLETPAEDERNEIFTRDVVLQLIQFGYQIAKGMEYLSEKGILHRDLAARNCMVEWDLTIKVADFGLARALEEDKHYYRVTPGKAQLPIRWVALEGVLDGIFTTKSDVWSYGITLWEVMTMGRIPYPGIALNDLAQLLEEGMRLNRPKNCPDEIYKVMTDCWIEQPSKRPSFSNLVSSIGEYTLANKAQEYVRV from the exons ATGATGTTGGCGACTGCTGTCACAGCTGCCGCAG ccGTCGCACTGCTCGTCAATTTATCCTCGTCAATAACGTCGCAACCAAGGAGCGAATCTCCGTCTAAGTCGTCACCGGCACCTTTCATCACTACGCCATCGCTGAccgcgaaggcgacgacggccgGCGAACTCAACCGAACGAGCGCAACCGATAGTTTCACGTCAGCGGAGTCAGACTGGCCGAGACTCGGAGATGAATCAGACCAAAAAGGGCGATGCGAGCTTTTCAACGATACGGAAGTGAGCATCTGCAAGCCTTTTCGTAGCAATAGGACAATTTACGTTGACGCGAGACCTGGCTATGGTCAACGTAAAATCGCAGATTTCATGTCAGACTTCACAGAGGGGCTACCGCTTGTTGTTAGCTCACAGAATTCTCACTCGCAATGCAAAATGCTGATTGAAGAAGGCGTTTGCACCTATTTGATGCCTGATTGTCAGACGGACAATTCGGGAAAAGCCATCATGCCGCGTCTGTGCAAGGAAAGCTGCCAAGTAGTTTTCTTTCAGCAACATCTCTGTCATAAAGTTTTTGTGGCCGCTTCTGGATCATCCGCTTTTTTGGCGCAGTTGCgaaaatttgacgccgtTCATACTGATGTTACAGACTTTCAATGTGATGGTTTGCCGTCGGCACAGGCGCGAGACAACGAAAGCTGTTACACTTTGCATCTCG ATATCCCTACTCCAACTCCACCGGCACCAGTAGAGCCGACGATCAGTAACGTGTCATGTGAAATTGGTCGCTTCGTCCACGATGCGAATTGCACGTTTCCTTTCACTTACCAGGAAATCAAATACACGGAATGCACGACGGTTGGACTGCAGTATCGGAATTTTAGACCTTGGTGTGCGGCCACTGGCGTAGCGAAGGAGCAGCTGTGGGCCAATTGCCACAGTGGTCGACGTGCCCGGTCTG ATAAACCTATTCAAATCAATGGCACTTGCGCGGTGTACAATGGCGGGGATTTGTGTGGCTCCAGCGGCGGTCGAGCCGGCTCTCTTGTCTTCGTAGATTCGCGCTACAATCAAAGCTACCTTAGCGCTGTGCTTCATCAAACGTTAGAAAATGTTACAGGTCGACTTCAGTTGAACGGATCGTGTTTCAAACAGCTCGTCATTCTCTACTGTCGCATGTTGTATCCTGATTGCTTGACCGTAACGATTGACTCTCAGAACTACACATATCCGGCTCCATTATCTTCGGAAGCGTGCAGCCTTAGTGTGTCTGAATATGTCAGCAGTTGCAAATCTTCACTTTATCAGGAGGCAATAGTCCTATCACAATGGTACTTTTCCGAAAGATCAATCAATCCTATTCAAATGGTTTATGAGCTGCTGAACTGCAGCGAATTGCCATCCTCTCAATGTCTGAAAATTCCAATAACACAAACGCTTGATTTGACCACAAGTGGCTTGACAACAAATGCAATGACAACGGATAGGGCCACCACTGTCAACGCATCCGTTATCGTCCTCACGGTTCTGTGCACAGTGGCAATTTTGGTAATTCTGATAATTGTTTCCAAACGGCACATAAAAAGTAGGCAAGAGCCAGTGATGGTCGAACCGGCTTCTTTGGAAATGCAAAACCCAAGCTTTGAAGGATTGTGGGATTCTGCAGCCATTGCTAATATACGCAGTTTAGCTGTGTGTCCTAGTCGTCTagtaattgaaaaagaaatcggaGAAG GTAATTTTGGAAAAGTTTATAAATGCCAGTTAGATGGAACCACTGTTGCCGCGAAGTCCGCTAAAGCAG ATGTGCAAGATTTTATTTCTGAAGCTTTGAGGATGAAGTCCTTAAGCCATCCCAACGTTATGTCGTTGATTGGCATTTGCTGGTCTTCCAATCCCGAACATGAATACCACTCTAAGCCTTTGGTATTGCTTCCCTACATGGTTCTAAAAGACTTGAAGACATATTTGATGAAAGAGAGGTTAGAAACTCCTGCTGAGGATGAGAGAAACGAGATTTTTACGCGCGAC GTTGTTCTTCAACTTATTCAGTTTGGATATCAAATTGCTAAAGGAATGGAGTATTTATCAGAAAAGGGAATACTACATCGGGACTTGGCAGCGCGAAATTGCAT GGTAGAATGGGATCTTACTATTAAAGTGGCTGATTTTGGACTAGCTCGAGCATTGGAGGAAGACAAACACTATTACCGAGTGACACCAGGCAAAGCTCAACTTCCGATTCGCTGGGTCGCACTGGAAGGGGTACTTGATGGCATATTTACAACAAAAAGTGACGTG TGGTCATATGGCATAACGCTGTGGGAGGTGATGACCATGGGACGGATTCCTTACCCGGGTATAGCCTTGAACGATCTTGCTCAGCTTCTTGAAGAGGGAATGCGACTCAACAGACCTAAGAATTGTCCTGATGAAAT ATACAAGGTAATGACTGACTGCTGGATAGAACAGCCAAGCAAACGACCATCGTTTTCAAATTTGGTGAGTAGCATCGGTGAGTACACGTTGGCTAACAAAGCACAAGAATACGTCCGCGTTTGA
- the LOC136188898 gene encoding uncharacterized protein isoform X2 produces the protein MKDMWYRLFGGRFRAKSKGKAKESNITENDLISRGEGNGRTNTPPPRRREGYGGLVSGPDDPLEFVRAREQLQRQIDCVRAPRGGIQREISLDSASYPPNFRMVTSEEIAGVVDHVFDVRIQRNAETGALDLPLGCETIGRENVSVFIAGEVRTLREELEAGDVIVAIEEHLLLGHTMDDVQRLLHRRSNHFALTIMKGKAVPGYSARLKTLLHHFGPQTEENASDNRTHDVNEIDGDDGDDDQLPGEPPSLAGLRGEWGSHDVTTGVIEVPAADEVREPPGLSDCDVALLRQIPTRDLRPHHRVKLCDYVDEGNGDWEYIAGVCDLTQQEVRLIKNRTTSGKWTEAMLDQLDKKATATIGDIYDAVKERKRQDIIGDVFKGVILRDLKKMASPRSRPSAPPQQSQPSSFVIAAPPPPVNESLECEFHVQSPYRGPTNGPRSRSTGACEVCGSIHSQYVYISYARDAMREVQVLGHWLTQNGYGAHFDQVDPNGIARLGFPQWKMQQIQEAKFVIVLCTPAYTRQELSPELDGCMGSHEPGCGVSFDMRNISTEVFQKDYARFAPVLMNDGATSFIPMVLRGTLSYRFPLQGEDLLRRIGGISKYSLPPVNLKCKPLLPKREW, from the exons ATGAAAGACATGTGGTATCGTCTTTTTGGCGGTCGATTTCGCGCGAAAAGCAAAGGAAAGGCGAAGGAGTCAAACATCACGGAAAACG ATTTGATCAGCCGAGGCGAAGGAAACGGTCGAACGAACACGCCGCcccctcgtcgtcgcgaag GTTACGGCGGCCTCGTTTCGGGCCCCGACGATCCGCTAGAATTCGTTCGCGCTCGCGAACAGCTCCAAAGGCAGATCGACTGTGTTCGCGCGCCGCGCGGAGGCATTCAACGCGAGATTTCGCTCGATTCGGCGTCCTATCCGCCCA ATTTTCGCATGGTAACGTCAGAAGAGATCGCGGGCGTGGTCGATCACGTGTTCGATGTACGGATTCAGAGGAATGCGGAAACCGGCGCATTGGATCTGCCATTGGGCTGTGAGACAATTGGACGGGAG AACGTCTCTGTTTTTATTGCCGGCGAGGTTCGGACTTTGCGTGAAGAACTTGAGGCGGGAGACGTGATTGTGGCCATCGAAGAGCACCTACTTCTCGGTCACACTATGGACGACGTCCAGCGTCTCTTGCACAGACGCAGCAACCACTTTGCGCTGACAATCATGAAAGGCAAAGCCGTTCCCGGGTACTCGGCTCGGCTGAAGACCCTGCTTCACCATTTCGGTCCTCAGACAGAGGAAAATGCGTCCGACAATCGCacgcatgacgtcaatgaaatcgacggcgacgacggcgacgacgatcagctTCCGGGAGAGCCGCCCTCGTTGGCAGGTCTACGCGGCGAATGGGGTTcccatgacgtcacgacagGCGTCATCGAGGTTCCCGCCGCAGATGAAGTGCGTGAACCGCCTGGACTTAGCGattgcgacgtcgcgctTCTGCGTCAGATACCAACTAGAGATCTTCGTCCGCACCATCGAGTCAAGCTCTGCGactacgtcgacgaagggAACGGCGATTGGGAATACATTGCCGGCGTGTGCGATCTGACTCAGCAGGAAGTTCGGCTGATTAAGAACCGAACAACCTCTGGCAAATGGACGGAAGCCATGTTGGATCAACTAGACAAAaaagcaacagcaacaatcGGCGACATCTACGACGCCGTCAAGGAAAGGAAACGTCAGGACATTATTGGAGATGTTTTCAAGGGCGTCATTCTTCGTG ATCTCAAAAAGATGGCATCTCCGCGCAGTCGTCCGTCGGCACCGCCACAGCAGTCGCAGCCAAGCTCGTTTGTCATCGCCGCTCCACCACCTCCTGTGAACGAGTCTTTGGAATGCGAGTTCCACGTCCAGTCTCCTTACAGAGGTCCCACTAACGGTCCAAGGAGCAGGAGCACGGGTGCGTGTGAAGTTTGCGGTAGCATTCACTCGCAGTACGTCTACATAAGCTATGCCCGCGACGCGATGCGAGAAGTGCAGGTGCTTGGGCATTGGCTTACGCAGAACGGATACGGCGCTCATTTCGATCAGGTGGATCCAAACGGAATCGCTCGCCTCGGCTTTCCACAGTGGAAAATGCAGCAGATTCAGGAAGCCAAGTTCGTCATCGTTCTGTGCACGCCTGCCTACACGAGACAGGAGTTGTCGCCTGAACTGGATGGCTGCATGGGGTCTCATGAGCCGGGATGCGGGGTATCGTTCGACATGAGGAACATCTCCACTGAGGTGTTCCAGAAAGATTATGCGCGATTTGCTCCCGTGCTGATGAATGATGGTGCAACGTCTTTCATTCCCATGGTCCTGAGAGGCACATTATCCTATCGTTTTCCTCTGCAAGGAGAGGACCTTCTGAGAAGAATTGGCGGCATCTCTAAGTACTCTCTACCTCCTGTAAACCTTAAGTGCAAGCCACTCCTTCCCAAGCGCGAGTGGTAG
- the LOC136188898 gene encoding uncharacterized protein isoform X1 — protein MKDMWYRLFGGRFRAKSKGKAKESNITENDLISRGEGNGRTNTPPPRRREEVFSGYGGLVSGPDDPLEFVRAREQLQRQIDCVRAPRGGIQREISLDSASYPPNFRMVTSEEIAGVVDHVFDVRIQRNAETGALDLPLGCETIGRENVSVFIAGEVRTLREELEAGDVIVAIEEHLLLGHTMDDVQRLLHRRSNHFALTIMKGKAVPGYSARLKTLLHHFGPQTEENASDNRTHDVNEIDGDDGDDDQLPGEPPSLAGLRGEWGSHDVTTGVIEVPAADEVREPPGLSDCDVALLRQIPTRDLRPHHRVKLCDYVDEGNGDWEYIAGVCDLTQQEVRLIKNRTTSGKWTEAMLDQLDKKATATIGDIYDAVKERKRQDIIGDVFKGVILRDLKKMASPRSRPSAPPQQSQPSSFVIAAPPPPVNESLECEFHVQSPYRGPTNGPRSRSTGACEVCGSIHSQYVYISYARDAMREVQVLGHWLTQNGYGAHFDQVDPNGIARLGFPQWKMQQIQEAKFVIVLCTPAYTRQELSPELDGCMGSHEPGCGVSFDMRNISTEVFQKDYARFAPVLMNDGATSFIPMVLRGTLSYRFPLQGEDLLRRIGGISKYSLPPVNLKCKPLLPKREW, from the exons ATGAAAGACATGTGGTATCGTCTTTTTGGCGGTCGATTTCGCGCGAAAAGCAAAGGAAAGGCGAAGGAGTCAAACATCACGGAAAACG ATTTGATCAGCCGAGGCGAAGGAAACGGTCGAACGAACACGCCGCcccctcgtcgtcgcgaag AGGTTTTCTCAGGTTACGGCGGCCTCGTTTCGGGCCCCGACGATCCGCTAGAATTCGTTCGCGCTCGCGAACAGCTCCAAAGGCAGATCGACTGTGTTCGCGCGCCGCGCGGAGGCATTCAACGCGAGATTTCGCTCGATTCGGCGTCCTATCCGCCCA ATTTTCGCATGGTAACGTCAGAAGAGATCGCGGGCGTGGTCGATCACGTGTTCGATGTACGGATTCAGAGGAATGCGGAAACCGGCGCATTGGATCTGCCATTGGGCTGTGAGACAATTGGACGGGAG AACGTCTCTGTTTTTATTGCCGGCGAGGTTCGGACTTTGCGTGAAGAACTTGAGGCGGGAGACGTGATTGTGGCCATCGAAGAGCACCTACTTCTCGGTCACACTATGGACGACGTCCAGCGTCTCTTGCACAGACGCAGCAACCACTTTGCGCTGACAATCATGAAAGGCAAAGCCGTTCCCGGGTACTCGGCTCGGCTGAAGACCCTGCTTCACCATTTCGGTCCTCAGACAGAGGAAAATGCGTCCGACAATCGCacgcatgacgtcaatgaaatcgacggcgacgacggcgacgacgatcagctTCCGGGAGAGCCGCCCTCGTTGGCAGGTCTACGCGGCGAATGGGGTTcccatgacgtcacgacagGCGTCATCGAGGTTCCCGCCGCAGATGAAGTGCGTGAACCGCCTGGACTTAGCGattgcgacgtcgcgctTCTGCGTCAGATACCAACTAGAGATCTTCGTCCGCACCATCGAGTCAAGCTCTGCGactacgtcgacgaagggAACGGCGATTGGGAATACATTGCCGGCGTGTGCGATCTGACTCAGCAGGAAGTTCGGCTGATTAAGAACCGAACAACCTCTGGCAAATGGACGGAAGCCATGTTGGATCAACTAGACAAAaaagcaacagcaacaatcGGCGACATCTACGACGCCGTCAAGGAAAGGAAACGTCAGGACATTATTGGAGATGTTTTCAAGGGCGTCATTCTTCGTG ATCTCAAAAAGATGGCATCTCCGCGCAGTCGTCCGTCGGCACCGCCACAGCAGTCGCAGCCAAGCTCGTTTGTCATCGCCGCTCCACCACCTCCTGTGAACGAGTCTTTGGAATGCGAGTTCCACGTCCAGTCTCCTTACAGAGGTCCCACTAACGGTCCAAGGAGCAGGAGCACGGGTGCGTGTGAAGTTTGCGGTAGCATTCACTCGCAGTACGTCTACATAAGCTATGCCCGCGACGCGATGCGAGAAGTGCAGGTGCTTGGGCATTGGCTTACGCAGAACGGATACGGCGCTCATTTCGATCAGGTGGATCCAAACGGAATCGCTCGCCTCGGCTTTCCACAGTGGAAAATGCAGCAGATTCAGGAAGCCAAGTTCGTCATCGTTCTGTGCACGCCTGCCTACACGAGACAGGAGTTGTCGCCTGAACTGGATGGCTGCATGGGGTCTCATGAGCCGGGATGCGGGGTATCGTTCGACATGAGGAACATCTCCACTGAGGTGTTCCAGAAAGATTATGCGCGATTTGCTCCCGTGCTGATGAATGATGGTGCAACGTCTTTCATTCCCATGGTCCTGAGAGGCACATTATCCTATCGTTTTCCTCTGCAAGGAGAGGACCTTCTGAGAAGAATTGGCGGCATCTCTAAGTACTCTCTACCTCCTGTAAACCTTAAGTGCAAGCCACTCCTTCCCAAGCGCGAGTGGTAG
- the LOC136188903 gene encoding leucine-rich repeat protein SHOC-2-like isoform X1, translating to MLFWLASAAVIALTVATIALIYNATVKERETPEDTFPSASGQLQTRTKKRRLRSKARTQRNRSNRRAGYVYQYAYTDRASKQKEGEKRNLCSRCGIVPSKEACSYAACKTCCRRNPESVCFAHRMGSLAAQKIVDDALVLGFIDVDLSYQQLRSCPPRFIDLGSVPESVNLSNNKLTRLPADLGKLDGSRELFLQYNSLTSLPTSIGDMTLLSELDVKENELTSLPETIGNLKRLIVFNATRNSLTAIPRTISNWVYLEELCLHDNKLVTLPEQLCSLINLESLYLGKNPLESLPSKIGRLTKLTELDVSEGRLTVLPDSITRCTAIIKMWLCHNRLIELPAQIGSLSKLRELHVKQNQLKLFPASLLRIKLYTFTVYQNPVLDESNVTELAQLVARPKHSFPPLVELAARAVSKWNIPHGPGTIPRELQRFLSSVKTCSSCGSPFFRYYLSDVFFHTVGVFHRVPLYEQICSPHANAKCKRTTRID from the exons ATGTTATTTTGGCTTGCAAGTGCAGCTGTGATTGCATTAACCGTCGCTACTATAGCTCTTATTTATAACGCGACTGTCAAAGAACGCGAAACTCCTGAGGACACGTTTCCCTCGGCCTCGGGGCAGCTGCAAACCCGGACGAAG AAGCGTAGACTCAGATCAAAAGCAAGAACTCAACGCAATAGATCTAACCGACGTGCTGGATACGTGTACCAGTACGCTTACACGGACAGGGCATCGAAACAGAAGGAAGGCGAGAAAAGGAACCTGTGTTCCCGATGTGGGATCGTACCTTCGAAAGAAGCTTGCAG CTATGCAGCTTGCAAGACATGTTGTCGAAGGAATCCCGAGTCGGTGTGTTTTGCTCATCGAATGGGCTCACTTGCAGCTcagaagatcgtcgacgatgcaCTGGTTCTGGGCTTCATCGATGTTGATCTTAG ctATCAGCAGCTGAGAAGTTGCCCGCCAAGGTTTATTGATCTCGGGAGCGTTCCG gaATCTGTTAATTTGTCTAATAACAAATTGACTCGTTTGCCTGCTGACCTTGGAAAATTGGACGGCTCTAGGGAGCTGTTTCTGCAGTACAATTCCTTGACTAGTTTACCT ACGAGTATTGGAGATATGACGCTACTGTCTGAACTCGACGTCAAGGAAAACGAACTGACATCACTTCCAG AAACCATTGGAAATTTAAAAAGACTGATCGTTTTTAATGCCACGAGAAATTCATTGACTGCAATACCTCGTACTATATCCAATTGGGTCTATCTGGAAGAACTATGTCTTCA tgACAACAAGCTTGTGACGTTGCCGGAGCAATTATGTTCGCTGATAAACTTGGAA TCTCTTTACTTAGGAAAGAATCCGCTCGAATCGCTACCGTCTAAAATAGGAAGACTGACGAAGCTAACAGAACTGGACGTGTCAGAAGGCAGGCTAACTGTCCTACCTGACTCCATAACACGATGCACGGCTATTATAAAAATGTGGCTCTGTCACAACAG ACTGATTGAACTTCCGGCCCAAATAGGGTCATTGTCCAAGCTGAGAGAGCTGCACGTAAAGCAGAATCAGCTGAAACTCTTCCCGGCCTCTCTTTTGAGAATCAAACTCTACACTTTTACAG TGTATCAAAACCCCGTCCTTGATGAAAGCAATGTCACCGAATTGGCTCAACTCGTAGCACGTCCCAAGCACAGCTTTCCACCTCTAGTGGAACTGGCAGCGAGGGCAGTGTCAAAATGGAACATACCTCATGGTCCAGGCACCATTCCTCGAGAGCTGCAGA ggTTTCTTTCATCTGTTAAGACGTGTTCGAGTTGTGGCAGCCCTTTCTTTCGTTACTACCTATCGGACGTGTTCTTTCACACGGTCGGGGTTTTTCATCGCGTGCCTTTGTACGAGCAGATTTGCTCGCCGCACGCGAACGCAAAATGCAAGCGAACGACACGAATCGACTAA
- the LOC136188903 gene encoding uncharacterized protein isoform X2: MWDRTFERSLQVHKTACNRRTCKTCCRRNPESVCFAHRMGSLAAQKIVDDALVLGFIDVDLSYQQLRSCPPRFIDLGSVPESVNLSNNKLTRLPADLGKLDGSRELFLQYNSLTSLPTSIGDMTLLSELDVKENELTSLPGYKVARSYIRLQLVLIETIGNLKRLIVFNATRNSLTAIPRTISNWVYLEELCLHDNKLVTLPEQLCSLINLESLYLGKNPLESLPSKIGRLTKLTELDVSEGRLTVLPDSITRCTAIIKMWLCHNRLIELPAQIGSLSKLRELHVKQNQLKLFPASLLRIKLYTFTVYQNPVLDESNVTELAQLVARPKHSFPPLVELAARAVSKWNIPHGPGTIPRELQRFLSSVKTCSSCGSPFFRYYLSDVFFHTVGVFHRVPLYEQICSPHANAKCKRTTRID; the protein is encoded by the exons ATGTGGGATCGTACCTTCGAAAGAAGCTTGCAGGTACACAAGACTGCATGCAATCGGCGAA CTTGCAAGACATGTTGTCGAAGGAATCCCGAGTCGGTGTGTTTTGCTCATCGAATGGGCTCACTTGCAGCTcagaagatcgtcgacgatgcaCTGGTTCTGGGCTTCATCGATGTTGATCTTAG ctATCAGCAGCTGAGAAGTTGCCCGCCAAGGTTTATTGATCTCGGGAGCGTTCCG gaATCTGTTAATTTGTCTAATAACAAATTGACTCGTTTGCCTGCTGACCTTGGAAAATTGGACGGCTCTAGGGAGCTGTTTCTGCAGTACAATTCCTTGACTAGTTTACCT ACGAGTATTGGAGATATGACGCTACTGTCTGAACTCGACGTCAAGGAAAACGAACTGACATCACTTCCAGGTTATAAGGTGGCTCGTTCTTACATTCGCTTGCAGCTTGTCTTGATAGAAACCATTGGAAATTTAAAAAGACTGATCGTTTTTAATGCCACGAGAAATTCATTGACTGCAATACCTCGTACTATATCCAATTGGGTCTATCTGGAAGAACTATGTCTTCA tgACAACAAGCTTGTGACGTTGCCGGAGCAATTATGTTCGCTGATAAACTTGGAA TCTCTTTACTTAGGAAAGAATCCGCTCGAATCGCTACCGTCTAAAATAGGAAGACTGACGAAGCTAACAGAACTGGACGTGTCAGAAGGCAGGCTAACTGTCCTACCTGACTCCATAACACGATGCACGGCTATTATAAAAATGTGGCTCTGTCACAACAG ACTGATTGAACTTCCGGCCCAAATAGGGTCATTGTCCAAGCTGAGAGAGCTGCACGTAAAGCAGAATCAGCTGAAACTCTTCCCGGCCTCTCTTTTGAGAATCAAACTCTACACTTTTACAG TGTATCAAAACCCCGTCCTTGATGAAAGCAATGTCACCGAATTGGCTCAACTCGTAGCACGTCCCAAGCACAGCTTTCCACCTCTAGTGGAACTGGCAGCGAGGGCAGTGTCAAAATGGAACATACCTCATGGTCCAGGCACCATTCCTCGAGAGCTGCAGA ggTTTCTTTCATCTGTTAAGACGTGTTCGAGTTGTGGCAGCCCTTTCTTTCGTTACTACCTATCGGACGTGTTCTTTCACACGGTCGGGGTTTTTCATCGCGTGCCTTTGTACGAGCAGATTTGCTCGCCGCACGCGAACGCAAAATGCAAGCGAACGACACGAATCGACTAA